A single window of Vigna unguiculata cultivar IT97K-499-35 chromosome 1, ASM411807v1, whole genome shotgun sequence DNA harbors:
- the LOC114177071 gene encoding coronatine-insensitive protein 1 gives MTEEKHVRKTRVVDVVLDCVIPYIDDPKDRDAVSQVCRRWYELDSLTRKHVTIALCYTTTPARLRRRFPHLESLKLKGKPRAAMFNLIPEDWGGHVTPWVEEISQYFDCLKSLHFRRMIVTDSDLLLLSRSRGHVLHALKLDKCSGFSTDGLLHIGRLCKNLRVLFLEESSIVEKDGEWLHELASNNTVLEDLNFYLTDIACIRNQDLELLAKNCPNLVSVKLTDCEILDLVNFFKHASALEEFCGGTYNAEPENYSAISLPAKLCRLGLTYIGKNELPIVFLFAGVLKKLDLLYAMLDTEDHCTLIRKCPNLEVLETRNVIGDRGLEVLGRCCRRLKRLRIERGDDDQGMEDEEGTVSHRGLIALSQGCSELEYMAVYVSDITNASLEHIGTHLKKLCDFRLVLLDHEKKITDLPLDNGVRALLRGCEKLKRFALYLRRGGLTDAGLGYIGQYSSNVRWMLLGYVGESDAGLLEFSNGCPNLQKLEMRGCSFFSERALAVAATRLTSLRYLWVQGYGASSSGHDLLAMARPFWNIELIPSRKVPNHQDETVVVEHPAHILAYYSLAGQRSDFPDTVVPLEAATRVVDA, from the exons ATGACGGAGGAGAAACACGTGCGGAAAACACGTGTGGTCGACGTGGTTCTCGACTGCGTCATACCCTACATCGATGACCCTAAGGACCGGGACGCCGTTTCTCAAGTGTGTCGACGCTGGTACGAGCTCGACTCCCTCACCCGGAAGCACGTCACCATCGCCCTTTGCTACACCACAACGCCGGCACGCCTCCGACGTCGCTTCCCGCATCTGGAGTCACTTAAACTGAAGGGGAAACCCCGCGCCGCAATGTTCAACCTGATTCCCGAGGATTGGGGAGGCCACGTCACCCCCTGGGTTGAGGAAATCTCTCAGTACTTTGATTGCCTGAAGAGCCTCCACTTCCGCCGCATGATTGTCACTGATTCCGATCTTCTGCTCCTCTCTCGCTCCCGAGGTCACGTGCTGCACGCTCTCAAGCTTGACAAGTGCTCCGGTTTCTCCACAGATGGACTTCTTCATATTGGTCGCCTTTGCAA GAATTTGAGAGTTTTGTTTCTGGAGGAAAGTTCTATTGTTGAGAAGGACGGAGAATGGCTACACGAACTTGCTTCGAATAATACAGTTCTTGAGGATCTGAATTTTTATCTGACAGACATTGCTTGTATAAGGAATCAGGACCTTGAACTCCTGGCTAAAAATTGCCCGAACTTAGTGTCTGTGAAACTTACTGATTGTGAAATACTTGATCTTGTGAACTTCTTTAAGCATGCTTCTGCTCTAGAAGAGTTTTGTGGAGGCACCTACAACGCGGAACCAGAAAATTACTCTGCTATATCATTACCAGCAAAGTTATGTCGATTGGGTTTAACGTATATTGGAAAGAATGAGTTGCCCATAGTGTTCTTATTTGCAGGCGTACTAAAAAAATTGGATCTCCTCTATGCAATGCTGGACACGGAGGATCATTGTACCTTAATCCGAAAGTGTCCAAATCTGGAAGTCCTTGAG ACGAGGAATGTAATTGGCGATAGAGGGTTAGAAGTTCTTGGTCGTTGTTGTAGGAGGCTAAAAAGGCTTAGGATTGAAAGGGGTGATGATGATCAAGGAATGGAGGATGAAGAAGGTACCGTGTCTCATAGAGGGCTAATAGCCTTATCACAGGGCTGTTCAGAGCTTGAATACATGGCTGTTTACGTGTCCGATATAACAAATGCATCTCTGGAACATATTGGAACTCACTTGAAAAAACTATGCGATTTTCGCCTAGTGTTACTTgatcatgaaaagaaaataactgaTTTGCCACTTGACAACGGAGTGAGGGCTCTTCTGAGGGGCTGCGAGAAGCTGAAAAGATTTGCTCTGTATCTGAGGCGGGGGGGTTTGACTGATGCAGGTCTTGGTTACATAGGACAGTACAGTTCAAATGTTCGATGGATGCTGCTGGGGTATGTGGGGGAGTCTGATGCAGGGCTTTTGGAATTCTCAAATGGGTGTCCTAATCTTCAGAAACTCGAAATGAGAGGGTGTTCTTTTTTCAGTGAGCGTGCACTTGCTGTGGCTGCAACGCGATTAACTTCTCTGAGGTACTTGTGGGTGCAAGGGTATGGAGCATCTTCATCTGGGCATGATCTTTTGGCAATGGCTCGCCCCTTTTGGAACATTGAGTTGATTCCTTCTAGAAAGGTGCCTAACCATCAGGATGAGACTGTAGTTGTTGAACATCCAGCTCATATTCTTGCCTATTATTCTCTTGCAGGCCAGAGATCAGATTTTCCAGATACTGTCGTGCCTTTGGAAGCTGCCACGCGTGTTGTTGACGCCTAG
- the LOC114196053 gene encoding peroxisomal nicotinamide adenine dinucleotide carrier, with amino-acid sequence MSDALINGLAGAGGGIIAQLITYPLSTVNTRQQTERDPKREKRSQSALERMCQVVKEEGWERLYGGLMPSLVGTAASQGVYYYFYQIFRNMAEAAALEKKKMGVSDGSVGMLSSLLTAALSGCVNVLLTNPIWVVVTRMQAHRKESNHAPDQGLLVATEQATISAVEPLPYGTSRVIQEIFDEAGIRGFWKGVLPSLIMVSNPSIQFMLYEAMLSKIRKRRNSNRVTALEIFLLGALAKLGATVVTYPLLVVKARLQARQDKTGDRRHHYKGTRDAVIKMIRYEGLNGFYKGMGTKIVQSVLAAAVIFTMKEELVRGIHFLLAKDAAKPVKLKRV; translated from the exons ATGTCGGACGCTTTGATCAATGGATTGGCCGGAGCTGGAGGCGGGATCATTGCTCAGCTCATCACATACCCACTTTCAACT GTAAACACTCGTCAACAAACCGAGCGTGATCcgaagagagagaagaggagCCAAAGTGCCCTTGAACGAATGTGCCAG GTTGTAAAAGAAGAAGGGTGGGAACGGTTGTATGGAGGCTTGATGCCATCTCTAGTGGGTACCGCTGCGTCTCAG GGTGTTTACTATTATTTCTATCAAATATTCAGGAACATGGCTGAAGCAGCTGCactagagaaaaagaaaatgggtgTCAGTGATGGATCAGTTGGCATGCTCTCCTCTCTTCTCACTGCTGCTTTATCCGG GTGTGTTAACGTGCTATTGACAAATCCCATATGGGTAGTTGTTACCCGTATGCAG GCACATAGAAAAGAGTCGAACCATGCACCTGATCAGGGTTTGTTAGTTGCCACTGAGCAAGCAACTATTTCTGCAGTTGAGCCTCTTCCTTATGGAACTAGCCGTGTG ATTCAAGAAATCTTTGATGAAGCTGGTATTCGGGGTTTCTGGAAAGGTGTATTACCATCACTGATCATG GTAAGCAATCCTTCCATACAGTTCATGCTGTATGAAGCCATGTTGTCAAAGATAAGAAAAAGACGTAATAGCAACAGAGTAACTGCTTTAGAG ATATTTCTTCTTGGAGCTTTGGCTAAGCTTGGAGCTACTGTTGTAACTTATCCACTCCTTGTTGTGAAG GCGAGGCTCCAGGCTAGACAGGATAAAACAGGAGACAGGAGGCACCATTACAAAG GTACTAGGGATGCTGTTATAAAAATGATCCGGTATGAAGGGTTGAATGGGTTTTACAAAGGTATGGGCACAAAAATTGTACAAAGTGTGCTTGCTGCTGCTGTTATATTCACGATGAAAGAAGAACTGGTTAGGGGAATTCACTTCTTGCTTGCCAAGGACGCTGCCAAACCTGTAAAGCTAAAGCGTGTGTGA
- the LOC114185957 gene encoding wiskott-Aldrich syndrome protein family member 2-like, with protein sequence MASSRPPPSKSVDLDLTIVAAKHLKNVNWKNGDLKPYVVFWVDPERRLATKSDDSGNTSPVWNERFALPLPLPLHDSFLTLEIFHSKPSDTLKPLVATLRLPLKDLHDLHDSTRLRKFPLSRPSGRPHGKIHLKLGLLGRPQFQSLDYLNPNPNPNPNPNPNPSPNPNPNPNHNPNFVFYRGYSHSPSPPPSPYPSYPSYPDSYNSSYYPGYYSGAPPPPPPRPFFDRYAGPSGPSAPLDYSTSYDPKPRPSKMGLGAGLAVGAVAGALGGLALEEGLKYEEDKIAERVENDVAASIARDDYSDYRVDY encoded by the coding sequence atggCGTCATCGCGTCCCCCACCGTCGAAATCAGTGGATCTGGACCTCACCATCGTGGCGGCGAAGCACCTCAAGAACGTCAACTGGAAGAACGGCGATCTGAAGCCCTACGTCGTTTTCTGGGTGGACCCCGAGCGCCGTCTGGCCACCAAATCCGACGACTCCGGCAACACCTCCCCCGTCTGGAACGAGCGCTTCGCCCTCCCCCTCCCTCTCCCACTCCACGACTCCTTCCTCACCCTCGAGATCTTCCACTCCAAACCCTCTGACACCCTCAAACCCCTCGTCGCCACCCTCCGCCTCCCTCTCAAAGACCTCCACGACCTCCACGACTCCACGCGCCTCCGCAAGTTCCCCCTTTCCCGCCCCTCCGGCCGCCCCCACGGCAAGATCCACCTTAAACTTGGCCTCCTCGGCCGCCCCCAATTCCAATCCCTCGACTATCTCAACCCTAACCCCAACCccaaccctaaccctaatcctAACCCCAGTCCCAATCCCAATCCCAACCCCAACCATAACCCTAATTTCGTCTTCTACAGGGGATATTCCCACTCGCCTTCTCCACCACCCTCCCCATACCCATCGTACCCCTCTTACCCCGATTCCTATAATTCTTCTTACTACCCTGGTTACTATTCTGGtgctcctcctcctcctcctccgaGACCCTTCTTCGACCGTTACGCTGGGCCCAGTGGGCCTTCCGCTCCGCTTGATTATTCCACTTCCTACGACCCCAAGCCCAGACCTTCCAAAATGGGCCTAGGTGCTGGCCTCGCTGTTGGCGCTGTTGCTGGAGCGCTCGGTGGGCTTGCTCTTGAGGAGGGGCTTAAATACGAAGAAGACAAAATCGCGGAGAGGGTCGAGAACGACGTCGCTGCTAGTATTGCGCGCGACGATTACAGCGATTATCGAGTGGATTACTGA
- the LOC114185977 gene encoding C-type lectin domain family 17, member A-like isoform X3 — protein sequence MMAFETRVCLLFLLLTSAVMCSAINSPKGDLNNHYEVDDYAGTGSNPKHKPPPPRNLNNHYEVDDYPGTRSNPKHKPPPPRDLNDHYEIDDYPGTGSNPKHKPPPPRDLNNHYEVDDYPGTGANPKHKPPPSSFGKMQINEDDFEVTKPKRKLSKFDE from the exons ATGATGGCTTTTGAGACACGCGTGTGCTTGCTCTTCCTTTTGCTCACATCTGCAGTGATGTGTTCTGCAATCAACAGCCCcaaag GGGATCTAAATAACCATTACGAAGTAGATGATTATGCAGGCACGGGATCCAATCCTAAGCATAAGCCTCCACCCCCAA GGAATCTAAATAACCACTACGAAGTAGATGATTATCCAGGTACAAGATCCAATCCTAAGCATAAGCCTCCACCCCCAA GGGATCTTAATGACCACTACGAAATAGATGATTATCCAGGCACAGGATCCAATCCTAAGCATAAGCCTCCACCCCCAA GGGATCTAAATAATCACTACGAAGTAGATGATTATCCAGGCACAGGAGCCAATCCTAAGCATAAGCCTCCACCCTCAA GTTTCGGAAAGATGCAGATCAACGAAGACGATTTTGAAGTAACAAAACCTAAACGTAAACTGTCCAAATTTGATGAGTGA
- the LOC114185977 gene encoding formin-like protein 20 isoform X1: protein MMAFETRVCLLFLLLTSAVMCSAINSPKGDLNNHYEVDDYAGTGSNPKHKPPPPRDLNDHYEVDDYPGTGSNPKHKPPPPRNLNNHYEVDDYPGTRSNPKHKPPPPRDLNDHYEIDDYPGTGSNPKHKPPPPRDLNNHYEVDDYPGTGANPKHKPPPSSFGKMQINEDDFEVTKPKRKLSKFDE, encoded by the exons ATGATGGCTTTTGAGACACGCGTGTGCTTGCTCTTCCTTTTGCTCACATCTGCAGTGATGTGTTCTGCAATCAACAGCCCcaaag GGGATCTAAATAACCATTACGAAGTAGATGATTATGCAGGCACGGGATCCAATCCTAAGCATAAGCCTCCACCCCCAA GGGATCTAAATGACCACTACGAAGTAGATGATTATCCAGGCACAGGATCCAATCCTAAGCATAAGCCTCCACCCCCAA GGAATCTAAATAACCACTACGAAGTAGATGATTATCCAGGTACAAGATCCAATCCTAAGCATAAGCCTCCACCCCCAA GGGATCTTAATGACCACTACGAAATAGATGATTATCCAGGCACAGGATCCAATCCTAAGCATAAGCCTCCACCCCCAA GGGATCTAAATAATCACTACGAAGTAGATGATTATCCAGGCACAGGAGCCAATCCTAAGCATAAGCCTCCACCCTCAA GTTTCGGAAAGATGCAGATCAACGAAGACGATTTTGAAGTAACAAAACCTAAACGTAAACTGTCCAAATTTGATGAGTGA
- the LOC114185977 gene encoding C-type lectin domain family 17, member A-like isoform X2: MMAFETRVCLLFLLLTSAVMCSAINSPKGDLNNHYEVDDYAGTGSNPKHKPPPPRDLNDHYEVDDYPGTGSNPKHKPPPPRNLNNHYEVDDYPGDLNDHYEIDDYPGTGSNPKHKPPPPRDLNNHYEVDDYPGTGANPKHKPPPSSFGKMQINEDDFEVTKPKRKLSKFDE; encoded by the exons ATGATGGCTTTTGAGACACGCGTGTGCTTGCTCTTCCTTTTGCTCACATCTGCAGTGATGTGTTCTGCAATCAACAGCCCcaaag GGGATCTAAATAACCATTACGAAGTAGATGATTATGCAGGCACGGGATCCAATCCTAAGCATAAGCCTCCACCCCCAA GGGATCTAAATGACCACTACGAAGTAGATGATTATCCAGGCACAGGATCCAATCCTAAGCATAAGCCTCCACCCCCAA GGAATCTAAATAACCACTACGAAGTAGATGATTATCCAG GGGATCTTAATGACCACTACGAAATAGATGATTATCCAGGCACAGGATCCAATCCTAAGCATAAGCCTCCACCCCCAA GGGATCTAAATAATCACTACGAAGTAGATGATTATCCAGGCACAGGAGCCAATCCTAAGCATAAGCCTCCACCCTCAA GTTTCGGAAAGATGCAGATCAACGAAGACGATTTTGAAGTAACAAAACCTAAACGTAAACTGTCCAAATTTGATGAGTGA
- the LOC114185977 gene encoding uncharacterized protein LOC114185977 isoform X4, whose product MMAFETRVCLLFLLLTSAVMCSAINSPKGDLNNHYEVDDYAGTGSNPKHKPPPPRNLNNHYEVDDYPGDLNDHYEIDDYPGTGSNPKHKPPPPRDLNNHYEVDDYPGTGANPKHKPPPSSFGKMQINEDDFEVTKPKRKLSKFDE is encoded by the exons ATGATGGCTTTTGAGACACGCGTGTGCTTGCTCTTCCTTTTGCTCACATCTGCAGTGATGTGTTCTGCAATCAACAGCCCcaaag GGGATCTAAATAACCATTACGAAGTAGATGATTATGCAGGCACGGGATCCAATCCTAAGCATAAGCCTCCACCCCCAA GGAATCTAAATAACCACTACGAAGTAGATGATTATCCAG GGGATCTTAATGACCACTACGAAATAGATGATTATCCAGGCACAGGATCCAATCCTAAGCATAAGCCTCCACCCCCAA GGGATCTAAATAATCACTACGAAGTAGATGATTATCCAGGCACAGGAGCCAATCCTAAGCATAAGCCTCCACCCTCAA GTTTCGGAAAGATGCAGATCAACGAAGACGATTTTGAAGTAACAAAACCTAAACGTAAACTGTCCAAATTTGATGAGTGA